One window of Brevibacillus choshinensis genomic DNA carries:
- a CDS encoding S-layer homology domain-containing protein: MKRALAIFLSVMMFLTVVPFVSAANSSFSDVPRSHWAYKEITEMAEKGIIAGYDNRTFRPNNQVTRAEFAKIMIAAADVDMDKRSITQTFKDVPKSHWAFYYVEYAKPYLTGYKSGSTYTYKPNESAVREDIAVALVRLLGYDKKYKADLNQLKKFKDDDDISPALRSYIAIAIQSNLMQGSNNYFRPQDPITRAEAASLLYRALIDRKDDDETKVVFPAPEDPKPTPINISDAFSENDLKNWQTDKANGSWGVINKQVTAISTDKNLDHYLLPLNWDESDKVNHYELSVDVNTSDTDGMGGLFFNGKDGKANVVFVQKDRVVLGKVNNVYEDNIDWIASGSYKLKSSNRLKVVVDGSSVSIYMNGQFLFGNQQIKQEGTKLGLYLQREATKDTPRKMTYLDNFSFKEVK, from the coding sequence ATGAAAAGAGCACTAGCCATATTTTTATCGGTGATGATGTTCTTGACGGTCGTTCCCTTTGTGAGTGCCGCCAACTCATCTTTCTCCGACGTCCCACGTAGTCACTGGGCGTATAAAGAAATTACCGAGATGGCAGAAAAAGGCATTATCGCAGGCTACGACAACCGAACGTTCCGCCCTAACAACCAAGTAACCCGTGCTGAGTTTGCGAAAATCATGATTGCGGCAGCCGATGTCGACATGGATAAGCGCTCCATCACTCAAACCTTTAAAGATGTGCCGAAGTCTCACTGGGCATTCTACTATGTGGAATACGCCAAGCCATACTTGACTGGGTACAAATCGGGCTCTACTTACACGTACAAACCAAATGAATCTGCTGTACGTGAAGACATTGCTGTAGCTCTGGTTCGCCTGCTCGGCTACGACAAGAAGTACAAAGCAGATTTGAACCAATTGAAAAAGTTCAAGGATGACGACGATATCTCGCCAGCACTGCGCTCTTATATCGCCATCGCCATCCAATCGAACCTGATGCAAGGCTCCAACAACTATTTCCGTCCTCAAGATCCAATCACCCGTGCGGAAGCCGCGTCTCTGCTCTACCGTGCTCTGATTGATCGCAAAGACGATGACGAAACAAAAGTGGTTTTCCCAGCTCCAGAAGACCCTAAACCAACTCCCATTAACATCAGTGACGCTTTCTCTGAAAATGATCTGAAGAACTGGCAGACTGACAAGGCAAATGGTTCTTGGGGAGTTATCAACAAACAAGTAACCGCGATCTCTACAGATAAAAATCTGGATCATTACCTGCTACCATTGAACTGGGATGAGTCAGACAAAGTGAATCATTACGAGCTGTCTGTCGATGTAAACACCTCTGATACAGATGGTATGGGTGGCCTGTTCTTCAATGGCAAAGACGGTAAAGCAAATGTCGTCTTTGTTCAAAAAGACCGCGTTGTCCTGGGCAAAGTAAACAATGTGTACGAAGACAATATCGATTGGATCGCTTCTGGCTCCTACAAGCTGAAGTCGAGCAATCGCCTGAAAGTCGTCGTGGACGGCAGCTCCGTGTCCATCTACATGAACGGACAGTTCTTGTTTGGCAACCAACAAATCAAACAAGAAGGAACGAAGCTGGGATTGTACCTGCAGCGTGAAGCAACGAAAGACACGCCTCGCAAAATGACGTATCTGGATAATTTTTCGTTTAAAGAAGTAAAGTAA